AAACCTCAAACCCGAAGAAGCAGACAATTTTAACGTGGGCCTGTCTCTTGATTTGCAAGAAATCCCGTTGTTTGCGCGATTCCGATTTGACGGAGACGTATTCTATTCCTATTACAAGAACCGCATCCATTATATGGGAACTTCACAAATGTCGGTGCCGTACTTTAACATGGACCCGATTCGCGGCTGGGGCTACGAAGGCGACGTAAAACTCGATGTGAATGAATGGGTGCTGCTCGGGACGAACTGGACTTTCCAGGATTTGCGCAATATCGATTATAATGCAAAGCAGGGAATTCTAGAAGATGCAATCATCCCGAACATTCCTCGGTTCTTTATGAATTATATGGCCGAATTCCACATGGGTGATATACTCAACAAGAACGATTTTGTCAAGTTCTGGTGGGCTGCAAATTACACCGATGAATACTATTACGGCTGGAAAGTCAGTTCCCGCCAAAGCAGAAAAATCGATGCATCGTTCACGCAGGATTTAGGTATTGAATATTCCGTGTGGGAAAACAAACTCGCTTGGAGCTTTGAAGTCGATAACTTTATGGACGAAACCGTTTACGATAAGTATGGAGAATCTAAACCGGGACGCACTTTCGCGACTAAGATTAGATACAGTTTTAGGTAGTTCATTCTAACTAAGTTGTATCACTACTAACTAAGTTGCAAGTTGTCAACTAAATTTCAAATTTGCAACATTGTTAGTCGCTTGGAAAGCTTATGGGACTAAGGCTCTAAGTCTGTTTATTAGTTTGTATGTAAGTTGTTTTTTGTGAGAAAAAGAGATAGATTTATAGTGACAAACAATCAACAAAAGGAGTAAACTATGTCCGTATGGAAAAATGAAAAGTTCTGGTTGGTGATGGCTGGTGCTGTAGGCTCCGCTATTGCAAAGAAAATCCTCAAGGCTCCCAAAACTCGCGAATATGCCGTCAAGGGACTTGCTCAGGGCATGAAGTTCACTGCCGACGCTAAGGCCACCTTCCAAGACATGAAGGACGAAGCTGCCGACATCTGCAACGACGCAAAGAAAGAAGCAGAAGCGAAGTAATCCATGAAATTCAAGATTGTTTACGATCAGCCGGGGCGAATCCGCTTTCGGGCGGGGGCCTACGCATTTGAAAAAATGCATGAACCGCGCATCCACATGGCATGCGTGAGTGAACCTTATGTCCAGAAAGCGGTAGTCCATTCGGAAAACGGCGGTATTCTGCTGGAATACGAAGATGGCTATCGTGAACAGGTGATTGATTTCGTTCGAAATCTGAACATTGCAAATCTTCCGGAAATTGAACCCGATACCGAATATCAGCTGCAGGCTATTGATACTGATTTCAAGAATAAGCTCGCGTTCATGATTGCGCGGCGTTACTTGGCCAAGTTGTTTATTCCGGCTCCTATCCGCACGGTGCACCTGATTTACAGGGGCCTCAAGTTTGTGGCTAAGGGCTTGAATTGCCTTGGTGAAGGAAAGCTTTCTGTCGAGGTGTTAGATGGAGCCGCTATCGGAGCGAGCATCCTGCAGCGCAATTACGAATCGGCGGGAACCATTATGTTCTTGCTGAACGTAAGTAGCCTCTTGGAAGATTATACTAAGGCATGTACCCGCACAGCCCTTACTGCAAGCCTTGCCGTGAAGGTGGACAAGGTGTGGGTCGTTCGCGATGGCGTCGATGTTCAGGTGCGCATGCAGGATGTTCAGGTGGGCGACCTTGTGCGTGTGCGTTCCGGCAGCATGATTCCGGTGGATGGAACCGTTACCGAAGGCGACGCCTTTGTGAACGAAGCGACTATGACGGGCGAATCGCAGGCGGTTCATAAGACGGTCGGTAAGTCCGTTTTTGCGGGCACCATCGTAGATGAGGGCTCGATTGTCGTGTCGGTGCGTGCCGTGAGTGGCAATACTAAGATTCAGAAGATTATTGAGCTTATCGATCGCTCCGAAGACCTGAAGGCCTCTATCCAGAGCCGCGCCGAACGCCTTGCCGATGGAATTGTACCGTTCAGCTTTATCGGATTCGGGCTCACGCTCCTGTTTACGCGCAACATCACCAAGGCCGTCTCGATTCTGATGGTGGACTATTCTTGCGCCATCAAGCTTTCAACGCCAATTTCGGTGATTTCGGCACTGCGCGAGGCGGCCGACCGCAACATGACCTTGAAGGGCGGCAAGTACTTGGAAGAATTCGCGCTTGCAGGCACCATCGTTTTCGACAAGACGGGAACGCTCACCAAGGCGGAACCGAAACTCGAACGCGTGATTCCGTTCGGAAACCGCAGCGAAGAAGAAATTCTGCGCATTGCGGCCTGCATTGAGGAGCATTTCCCGCATAGCATGGCGCGCGCCATTGTGCGCGGGGCTGCCGAAAGGGGAATCGACCACGAAGAAGAACACGCTGACGTGAAGTACATTGTGGCACATGGAATTGCGACGACTCTCGACGGCGAACGCGCTATTATCGGTAGCAAGCATTTCGTAGTGGAAGACGAGAAAATTGCAGTGGGCGAGGCGGAACAGAAAAAGATTGATGAACTCGCCGGAGCCGCATCCGTGATTTACCTGGCCATTGGCGGGAACCTTGCGGGCGTGCTTTGCATTAGCGACCCTCCGCGTGACGAAGCCGCCGAAGCTATCCGCATGCTCCGTGAACGCGGAATCAAGCATGTGGCGATGATTACCGGCGATAGCCAGAAAGCTGCTGAACGTACAGCTCAACTTTTGGGCATTGACACCTTCTTTGCGCAGGTGCTGCCCGAAGACAAGCACCGCTATGTGGAAAAGATGAAGGCCGAAGGCCGCCGCGTGATTATGGTGGGCGACGGAATCAACGATGCGCCCGCCCTTGCCGCCGCGAATGTGTCGGTTGCTATGAGTGACGCCAGCGATATTGCCCGCGAAACGGCAGATGTGACGCTCCGCAGTGAAGATTTGCGCGATCTCGCCGAACTCCGTACGTTGAGTACGCTGCTTATGGAACGTATCCAGGCGAATTACCGCTTTATTGTGGCCTTCAACACGTCGTTACTGGCGGCAGGCTTCTTCGGTTTCTTGGCGCCCTCGACCTCGGCCTTGTTGCACAACCTCTCGACCATGGGAATCTGTGCCAAGAGTATGACCCCGCTAAAACCGGTGTAGGACCACAAAAAATCGGCGAAAATCGCCTAAATTAACGAAAAATGCCCCCGCTCAGAGCTACTTGAGCGGGGGCACCTTTATTCCCAAAGAGACACAAAAGAGGGAATTGGATTTTTTTGATTCAACCTAGCAAGCCCGAATCTGAATGCTATGGCAACAACCAGAGTTAGACTTGGCTAATTAAAAGTTAGATAAATCTAACTACAAAAACAAGGGCAAAATCGCGAAATAAATGTAAATTTTTTCTTATAATATTAGTTTTGTCTAAACAAATACGCTTTCGGTAATAATTTTAGCCTTGCCTAATTAGATTTATTAAACTATATTAGCCGCGTCTAAATAAGGCTGGTTAAAATGGACCATACAAAACTGACTCAAAGCTTAGAAGACTACTTGGAAATGGTGCACATGTTGCGCCTGGCGAACGGGCTTGCCCGTGTCAAGGATATTGCGGCGGCTCTCGGCGTGAAAATGCCGTCGGTTGCAAAGGCCATGGTGGAACTCAAGAAGATGGGCCTTGTGAGGCAGGAACCCTATAGCGGCGTGGAACTCACCGAAGAGGGCGAACGCGTTGCCGCAATGATTCTGAACCGTCATATTCTTCTGAAGGGATTCCTTATTAAGTTGGGCGTGTCCGAGGCGATTGCCGACAAGGATGCTTGCAGCATGGAACATATCCTTTCGGCGGAGACTCTTGGAAAGATTGAAGATTTTGTGAAGCCGACGGACGCGATTTCGTCGGCTAAAAAATTAAAACCCGCCGCGAAAAACGGCAAAAAAGCAGGTGAAAAGTAACATGAGCTGTAATTGTGGTTGCGGCGGAAAGTCGCAAACGAAAAAGTGGAGTACCGAGCCCAAGTTCTCGGAACTCAAAAAGGGCGACAAGGTGGAAATCGTCGGCTATAACGAAGGCGATTCTCGCTACAAGTCCAAGCTTCTTTCGATGGGGCTTGTGCGTGGCGTCCAGATCGAAGTCTTGCAAGCTGCCCCGCTCGGCGATCCGATCGAAGTGGCCGTGCTTTCTTATAGACTCTCGCTCCGTAAAGAAGAAGCGAACGTGCTCAAGCTGAGGAGGGTATAATGGCTGCTAGAAAACTTTTGACGATTGCTATTGCCGGTAACCCGAACTGCGGTAAGACGGCTCTCTTTAACGCCCTTACGGGTGCCCGTCAGCATGTGGGTAACTGGCCCGGCGTGACGGTCGAAAAGAAAGAAGGTTACTTTGAACTGGGCGACCGCCAGATTCGCCTGGTGGACCTTCCGGGTACTTACGCTCTGTTCGCAAATGCCGAAGACGAACGCGCTGCTGTCGATTACTTGCTTAGCCGCGAAGCAAGCTTGATCATCAACATCGTCGATGCCACGAACCTGGAACGTAACCTGTTCCTCACGAGTCAGCTTGCCGATATGCATATCCCGATGGTGATTGCCGTCAATATGATGGATATCGCCGAAAATCGTGGAATTCAGCTGGATCTCGATGAACTTTCTGACGTTTACGGCGTGCCGTGCATTCCGCTTTCCGCTGTGAGCGAAAAGAGCGTCACTAACTTTATCAGCCATATGGGCCATGTGCTGGCATCTCCGATGCCGCTCCCGAAACAGATGGTTTATGGTGACAAGATTGAAGAAACCGTTAAGGTCTTGGAACCGAAGGTGGCTCCGGTCGCAAAGCTCTTGGATGCGGACGCTCGTTGGGTTTCGCTCATGTATTTGGGCAACCAGAATAGTTATGCCGACAAGTTTGCCGAAGCTGGCGTAAAGATTAACAAGGCCGACGTTACAAAGATTCTTGGCGAAGAACCGGAATTTGCGATGGCCGAAAACCGCTATTCCATTTCGCACAGTGTGGCAGGCAAGGCAATTGTCGCTGCACGCGAGAAGAAGACCTTCTCGGATAAGCTTGATGCTGTGCTTTTGAACCGCTGGGCAGCTCTCCCGATTTTCTTGGTCATCATGTATCTGGTGTTCTGGATTGCAGTGACGATCGGTTCTGCGTTCATTGATTTCTTTGATGTACTGTTTGGTGCAATCTTTGTGGACGGCCTCGGCTACGTGCTCACGGACGTCTTCCATGCGCCGGGCTTTGTGTCCGCTATTCTCGCCGACGGTATCGGTGCCGGTATCCAGACGGTTTCGACCTTTATCCCGGTGATTTTCTTCATGTTCCTGTGCCTTTCCTTCTTGGAAGACTCGGGTTACATGGCCCGCGCGGCTTTCGTTGCAGACCGCTTCATGAGATTCCTTGGACTCCCGGGTCGCGCCTTCGTGCCGATGATGGTGGGTTTTGGTTGCGGTGTGCCGGGCATTATGGGCTCTCGCGTGTTGGAATCTAAGCGTGAACGTTTCCTCACCATTTTCTTGGTGCCGTTCATGAGCTGCGGCGCTCGCCTTCCGGTGTATGCGCTGTTTGCTGCAGCATTCTTTGGCAAGATGGCGGGCACGGTCGTGTTCCTGCTTTACCTCGCCGGCGTGCTGTTCGCCGTTGCCTACGGCCTCTTCTTGAAGAAGTCCCTGTTCCAGGGCCAGGCCAGCAACTTTGTGATGGAACTTCCGCCGTATCATTTGCCCAAGTTCAAGTCCCTGATGATTCACTGCTGGCAGCGCCTGCGCGACTACATCTGGCGCGCCGGTAAGGTGATTACGCTTGCCGTTGCAATACTTGGCTTCCTCAACAGCTTCGGCATTGTGGAGAAGGCTGTTGATGAAAATGCTCCGACCAATGAACCGGCAGGTTTTGAATTTACGGCTGGTAATGGTGATTCCGAAAATAGCTTGCTCTCTGTAATCGGTAAGGCCATTACGCCGGTGTTCGAACCGTTCGGAGTCGAAAAGGAAAACTGGCCGGCATCTGTGTCCCTGTTTACGGGCCTCTTGGCCAAGGAAGCTGTTATCGGTACCATGAACTCGCTGTATTCCATGGCGGGTGAAAATGCCGAAGCTCCTGCTGAAGAGCCGAAGGCTGAAGAACCTGCTGCAGAAGAAAAACCGCTTATCGCCGGTGTAGACGAATGCCCTGTCGAAGAAGAGGAAGAAGGTGGCGCTCCCGATATCAAGGGTGCCGTGCTCGAAGCTCTCGGCTCGATTCCGGCAAATCTCTCTGAAGTCATCGGCTCGCTTACCGACATTCTCGGAACCGCCGGTGAATTGGAAGGCCAGGAAGCTGCCGAACTCAAGAAAGAAACTCTCGACAAGATTACTGATGCCAAGGTGCTGACCTGCGAAGAATTCGCTGCCATCGCTACCTTCGGCGAAGAAGAAGAGGATGAAAAGACCCGCGAAGCCGTGTTCGAAAAGCTCGCTGCTGCTGGCATCACGCTCGACGAAGACGAAATGGGCGCTCTCGAAGAAGGCGACCTTTCCGAAACCGCCGACATCTACGCTAACCTCCGCTCTTACTTCCACAACCCGGATAAGAACGGTAACCCGGTGGATGGCTTTAACTGGCAGGTGTTCGCATTCCTCATCTTTATCTTGCTCTATGTGCCTTGCCTTGCTGCAATGGGTGTCGTAGCCCGTGAAATCGGCCTCGGCCTTGCTATCCTCATGGCTACGGTTCAGACGATTCTTGCTTGGGCTGTGGCGGTTCTCCTCTATCAGGTGCCGGTTGGAGGCGATACCAAGTGGATCGTCGCTGCCATCGTGGCGCTGGTGGGTACGGGAATCTTCCTCAAGCTCTTCGGCATGAAAGCCAACAAGGAAAAGAGATTCGAAGACTAATCTTTTAGAATCAAGAACTATTAAGGGCTGGTAGGCCCAAAACCTGCCGGCCCTTAATTAAAAAACTTGAATTAGATTAGTCTAATTTTTGAAACTAAACTAAAACATCTTGGCACGCATTTTGCAACAATAGCACACAGAAGGCGATAGCCAAGCGTTTTTGTTGCACTATTTGTAAAAAACCTGACGGAGTGTTACAAAAACAGAAAATCAATCCGTCAAGGGAGAGAAAAATGAAGAACCGTTTGACGTCTAATCTTGTGTTCGGCCTTGCAGCCGCTTCCTTCTTCGCCGTATCGGCTTTTGCTCAGGAAGCTGCCCCCGCTGCTGCCGAAGCACCCGCTGCAGCCCCTGCTGCTGAAGCTCCTGCCGCAGCCCCCGCTGAACAGGCTGCTCCTGCCCCTGCACAGGAAGCCCCTGCCGCCGCTCCGGCACAGGAAACTCCTGTCGCTGCCGCTCCTGCCGAAGAAAAAACCGCTGAATCCGCTCCTGCCGAAAACACTAACCCGGGCGAAGTCGCTGACGCCGCCGGTAACGCTCTCGGCATGCTCAAGGCTAGCATGAACGAAGGCACTTCGGAAGCCCAGATGGAAGTCAAGTACAATGGCGAAGTGGAATTTGATGCTTACACAGGCAATGTCTGGGCGGAAGATGACCTGAACCACAGCTATGCTTCTACCTTCGACCTGAATTTTGAAGTCAAGTTCAACGAAAAGTGGTCTGCGTTCGTGGGCCTCGAAGCCGATGGCGAAACCACTGATCCGGGTGCCATTTACAATGGTGCTTACGTTCAGTACCAGCCGGCTGATTTCTTCGCCGTCAAGCTGGGTGATCTGACCTTCTCGGAAGGTGCATTCGTTGCCTACTATGACTACGACGATCCTGCCGACAATGCTGCTGGTATGAAGGAACACGATATCCGCGGTTTTGAAATCGACTTGGCAGGCTTTATTCTCGGCTTTGGCTTTGGCCGTGGCGATAACGACTGGGCCGATGAAGAAGGTGCCAAGGTTTATGATGTCCACGCCGCTTACGAATTCGACTACGCCGGTCAGCACTTGCGTCCGTATGTGGACTATAAGAGCTTCCAGACCGCTCAGCATAACGAACTCCATGCCGGTGTCGAAGCGGGCCTCTCTCTCGGTGGTTTCGGCTTCAGGGCTGTGTATGGCTTCCATGCTGACTACCTGATGGACGATGGCGATGTCGTGGAAGATCAGGACTGGACTTCTACTGCCCACGCCTTCTTGGTTGAACCGACTTTCGAAGTGGGTATGTTTGATATCAAGACGACTGCCTTCTACGCCCTCATCAACAGAGGTGATGCTGCCGAGGATGCTAGCGACCTTGATAACGGCGAAATCCCGGAATACTTCTTCCTGTACGCCGAACCGGCCTTCAAGTTTGCTGAATTCATCAAGGTTGGCATTCCTGTAGAATACCACACGCACACTTTGGATGATGATGACGATACCGCTGCTACGTTCGATGTCGGTGCCCGCGTCTACATCACTCCGGTCGAAAACCTGGAAATCACGGCCTTCGGCATGGTGGATGTTGCCGTGCAGGATAACGAAGACGACAATGCTCTGCGTTTCGGCCTTGAAACGGTGTACAGCTTCTAATTACCTCGCATAATGCGCAAAAAGGGGACTGTGGCGTTTTGCCGCGGTCCTTTTTTTCTGTGAAGGGGAATGGCTGGCTTATTTTCCCTTCATACTTGCCTGAATTTTGGCAATAACCTCCTCCGGTGTCACAAAATTCAAAACGCTAAAAGCCGTCATTTCATTACCCATGTCCTTGAACGAGGCACCAAAATGATAAACGGTATCATCTATTAGCAGGAATCGGTCATGGATGGTGCGCATAGTTTTTAGTTCCAAGCCGGGATATTGCCTGTTGTGCATGTCCTTGGCTGCCTTAAATTCAGGTGTGATATGTGCGGAATATATGATTGCCTTAACATCTTTCGCACGCATCGCGGCAAATTTCAAAACCTCGATATTTGCATACGGATCGATAAACACCACGGACTGTTTCGCAGATTTCACTAAATCCGCAATCAGTACAAGCCCGTCAAACCGAGTCCCTGTTGCAAGAATGCCTCCTGTGGGTGTTTGGGCGGCTTTGACAAAGAAATCAATATGTTTTTCAACGGTCGAAAGACGATTGTCCACATTTTCGAGTTTCGTCCCCTGTTTTTCAATTAATTGCCGTTGTTCCTGAAACTGATTGGCGATCTGCATTCCAGTCGCAACCATTCGTTGATTTACGGCATAACCCTTGAGCATGTAGTCCTTCAGGACTTTATTTGCCCACTGACGAAAACGTGTCCCAGCGATGGACTTGACCCGATATCCCACGGATATAATAACATCAAGGTTGTAAAGGATTGTGTTGTAAGTTTGATCGGCATCAACACCCATATGTGCAAAATTTGCACATGTGATATCCTTTGACAATTCTCCTTCCTTATAGATATTTTTGATATGCCTTCCGATAACGGTTCTGTCTTTTTGAAACAAATCTGCCATCTGGACCTGCGATAGCCATACTGATTCCCGTTCCATACGCACCTCCAGCCGGACTTCACCTTCCGGCTGATAGAGTACGATTTCACCTTTTTCTTCGGTTTCTTTCATTTTTTACCTCTAGTTAAACAAAAAAAAGCCGGCCTTTGGATATACTAAAATCCCAACAATTGTTGGGGATATACCAAAAGGCCGACTTATTCGTCAGTCATGGCTTGCAGACGGAATTCCGCTGCCAGTGCCTGTCAGGGGATAATATACAAAAATTTTTAGATAAAAGGGGAATTACTTCCCCTCGCTACAGCCCCGGCCCCTCCCTGGTGTCATGCCCGACTTGGTCGGGCATCTCCTATTAAACCCGCCTTAGTCGGGTCTTCTGCTACCCCTTCTGCGGGCCCTCAGACGCCGGCCCGCAACGCCCCGGCTTGACCGGGGATCTCCTTTCCATGCGTCATTCCGGGCTTGACCCGGAATCTAGCTCAACTTTTTTACTACTATTTCCCCATGACATAGCCCCATTCCTCACGGTTTGGGGCGACCGGAAATTTTGAGATTCGTCTCTTATTCTCGCTCTGAAACTACCACTTTCTAATGACTCGAGAGTAAGACGAACGCTCACGTCCCATCTGGGGCGTGGGTCGTTTGTGCTTATTGAGTCAAGGGTGTGGTAGCCCGCAGAGCGATAGGCACGCTAAGCGACTCCACGCCTTTTTTTTGTAGAAAAAGAGCTTCGGTTCGCTGAAGGCTTCCGAATAGGGGTGATTCTCGCCCTATAAGGAATAGCGATGAACAAGCAACAGCTGGCGGCGAAGATTTGGGAATCTGCGAACAAGATGCGTTCAAAGATTGAAGCGAACGAATACAAGGATTACATCCTTGGTTTCATCTTCTACAAGTTCCTTTCGGATAAAGAGGTCAAGTATCTTAAGGGTCTTGGTTACACCGACGCTGACTTGGATACTGTTACCGAAGATGACGAAGAAATCGTCAAGAATGTCCAGCAGAACATCGGCTATTTCATCTCGTACGAGAACCTGTTTTCGACTTGGCTCAAGTTGAAAAGTGACTTCAACGTGTCGAACGTTCGCGATGCGCTTTCTGCTTTCAGCCGCCTTATCAATCCCTCGCACAAAAAAGTCTTTGACAAGGTGTTCGATACCTTGCAGACGGGGCTTTCCAAGCTGGGCGATACTTCCAACACGCAGACAAAGTCTATCAGCGACTTGCTCCATCTTATCAAGGATATTCCGATGGATGGCAAGCAGGACTACGATGTGTTGGGCTTTATCTATGAATACCTGATTTCGAATTTTGCGGCAAATGCGGGCAAGAAGGCGGGCGAATTTTACACGCCGCACGAGGTCTCGCTTTTGATGTCGGAAGTTGTTGCCGATCACCTGAAATCCCGGAAAGAGATAAAAATATATGACCCCACATCGGGTTCCGGTTCCTTGCTAATCAATATTGGCCAGGCAGTCGCGAAGCACATGGGCAAGAGCGACAAAATCAAGTATTACGCACAAGAGCTTAAGGAAAATACGTATAACCTTACTCGAATGAATTTGGTGATGCGTGGAATTCTGCCCGACAACATCGTGACTCGAAACGGTGATACGCTCGAAGAGGACTGGCCCTATTTTGACGAGAACGATCCGAAGGGTTCTTACGAACCGCTTTATGTCGATGCTGTCGTATCGAATCCGCCTTATTCGCAGAATTGGAACCCCGCTGATAAAGATGCCGACCCTAGATACGCCCGCTTTGGACTCGCTCCCAAGAGCAAGGCGGATTACGCCTTCTTGCTGCATGACTTGTTCCATATCAAGAGTGACGGAATCATGACGATTGTGCTTCCGCATGGCGTTCTTTTCCGCGGTGGTGAAGAGGGCGAAATTAGAAAGAACCTGATTGAAAGTAACCATGTCGATGCGATTATCGGGCTCCCCGCAAACATCTTCTTTGGAACGGGCATTCCCACGATTATCATGGTCCTGAAACAAAAGCGGGAACGCACGGATGTCTTGATTGTTGACGCGTCTAAAGGCTTCGAAAAGGTTGGCAAGAACAACAAGTTACGGGCTTCCGATATCAAGAAGATTGTGGATTCCGTGACAAAGCGTCTGGATGTCCCCAAGTTTTCAAGAGTGGTATCGCGTGACGAAATCCGCGAGAACGACTACAACTTGAATATCCCGCGCTATGTGGATTCGTCTGAAAAGACGGAAAGCTGGGATATTTACGCATCGATGTTCGGTGGCATTCCCGATAAAGAAATTGCCGACCTTGCGGAATACTGGGATGCGTTCCCGAATTTGAAGAGCGAAATTTTAGCGCCAATCAATAGCGGTTATTGGAAAATCAAGGCGACCGATGTCAAGTCTGCTGTAAAGAATTCTGCTGACGTGCTGGCATTTACCAAAAAGTATGCAACCGCTTTCAAGGGCTTTGACAAGTACCTGAATGGCGAATTAAACGGCTCGACGAACATTTCCAAGGAAGAATCGGTTTTGAGTGAGAATATTTTCGCTCGACTGAAAAATATTCCTTTGGTAAACGCATACGAAGCTTATCAGATTCTGGACAATGAATGGCTTAAAATAGCCGTTGATCTTGAAATTATCCAGACGGAAGGCTTTGCGGCGGTCAAGCAAGTGGATCCGAACATGGTTGTCAAGAAAAAGGACAACAAGGAATATGAAGTTCAAGATGGCTGGGTAGGCCATGTGCTGCCTTTTGATTTGGTGCAGTCCAAACTGTTGTCGGCAGAACATGCTTCGCTGAAGGCTGATGAAGAACGCCTTGCCGAAATTGTTTCGGGTTACGAAGAATCGTTGGACCTGCTGCCAGAAGACGAAAAGGAAAAGCCTTTTGTGAATGATGACAAGGATGCCTTTGTCTGGGCCGAGGTGAAAAAGACCATTAAGTCGGGAGACCTGGAGCCTGAAATATTGCAAATTCTCAAGAAGGTGCAAGACGATAACGGCGAAGAAAAGAAACTGAAAAAGCAGATTAAGGAAAAAGGCGAGCAGTTGATTCTTGCGACCAAGAAGGCGATTGAAGAATTGACGGATGAGCAAGCAAATGAATTGCTGTACGAAAAGTGGGTGGTGCCACTGGTAAATGGTGTGGCGAAATTGCCTGAAAAAGTGGTTGATGTTTTCGCTTCAAAACTTGAAAAGCTGGCTGAAAAATACAACACCACATTTGCAGAAGTTGAAGAACAGATTGTGCAGACAGAAACGGAACTTTCTGCAATGTTGGATGAGCTGACTGGCGATAAATTCGACAAGAAGGGCATTGCCGAATTCAAGAAACTGTTGGGTGTGTAATAACGGTGTCATCCTGAGCGGAGTCGAAGGATCTAGGGCAATTACAATGAAAACTATAGAACAAAAGGCAAAGAAAGTTCCGACAATACGATTCGCTGGTTTTGAAGACGGGTGGGTGAATAAGATATTTAGAGAATCTTTTACCTATTTACAAAATAACACTCTTTCGAGAGCTGAATTAAATAGTGAAAGCGGATTAGCGAAAAATATTCATTATGGAGATGTTCTTGTAAAATTTGGCGAATGTATAGATGTGGCTGAAGAAAAAATTCCTTTTGTTTCCGATGCATTTGTTGTTGATAAATTCAAAAATTCTTTTTTGCAAGACGGAGACATAGTTATTGCTGATACAGCAGAAGATGAAACCGTTGGCAAATGTACGGAAATGCAAGGGGTAAATGATGCAATCCTTCTTTCCGGTTTGCATACGATTCCGAGTAGACCAAAAGAAAAATATGGCTCAAAGTTTTTAGGATATTATTTGAATTCTTCTGCATATCGTAAGCAATTACTTCCTTTAATGCAGGGTGTAAAAGTTTTGTCTATTTCAAAATCAGCTCTACAAGAAACGAATTTGGTCATACCAAAAGATAATCAGGAACAGCAAAAAATAGGTTCGTTCTTTTCGAATATTGATTCTCTTATTTTGTTAGAACAAAAGAAATACGACAAGTTGATGCAAGTCAAAAAATCAATGCTCGAGAAAATGTTCCCCAAAGAAGGTGCGACCGTTCCTGAAATCCGCTTCGCCGGCTTCTCTGGCGATTGGGTTTGGAAAGAACTAGATGATATTATTGTTAGGATTG
This genomic window from Fibrobacter sp. UWT2 contains:
- a CDS encoding metal-dependent transcriptional regulator is translated as MDHTKLTQSLEDYLEMVHMLRLANGLARVKDIAAALGVKMPSVAKAMVELKKMGLVRQEPYSGVELTEEGERVAAMILNRHILLKGFLIKLGVSEAIADKDACSMEHILSAETLGKIEDFVKPTDAISSAKKLKPAAKNGKKAGEK
- the feoB gene encoding ferrous iron transport protein B, producing MAARKLLTIAIAGNPNCGKTALFNALTGARQHVGNWPGVTVEKKEGYFELGDRQIRLVDLPGTYALFANAEDERAAVDYLLSREASLIINIVDATNLERNLFLTSQLADMHIPMVIAVNMMDIAENRGIQLDLDELSDVYGVPCIPLSAVSEKSVTNFISHMGHVLASPMPLPKQMVYGDKIEETVKVLEPKVAPVAKLLDADARWVSLMYLGNQNSYADKFAEAGVKINKADVTKILGEEPEFAMAENRYSISHSVAGKAIVAAREKKTFSDKLDAVLLNRWAALPIFLVIMYLVFWIAVTIGSAFIDFFDVLFGAIFVDGLGYVLTDVFHAPGFVSAILADGIGAGIQTVSTFIPVIFFMFLCLSFLEDSGYMARAAFVADRFMRFLGLPGRAFVPMMVGFGCGVPGIMGSRVLESKRERFLTIFLVPFMSCGARLPVYALFAAAFFGKMAGTVVFLLYLAGVLFAVAYGLFLKKSLFQGQASNFVMELPPYHLPKFKSLMIHCWQRLRDYIWRAGKVITLAVAILGFLNSFGIVEKAVDENAPTNEPAGFEFTAGNGDSENSLLSVIGKAITPVFEPFGVEKENWPASVSLFTGLLAKEAVIGTMNSLYSMAGENAEAPAEEPKAEEPAAEEKPLIAGVDECPVEEEEEGGAPDIKGAVLEALGSIPANLSEVIGSLTDILGTAGELEGQEAAELKKETLDKITDAKVLTCEEFAAIATFGEEEEDEKTREAVFEKLAAAGITLDEDEMGALEEGDLSETADIYANLRSYFHNPDKNGNPVDGFNWQVFAFLIFILLYVPCLAAMGVVAREIGLGLAILMATVQTILAWAVAVLLYQVPVGGDTKWIVAAIVALVGTGIFLKLFGMKANKEKRFED
- a CDS encoding DUF1490 domain-containing protein: MSVWKNEKFWLVMAGAVGSAIAKKILKAPKTREYAVKGLAQGMKFTADAKATFQDMKDEAADICNDAKKEAEAK
- the rhuM gene encoding virulence RhuM family protein, with amino-acid sequence MKETEEKGEIVLYQPEGEVRLEVRMERESVWLSQVQMADLFQKDRTVIGRHIKNIYKEGELSKDITCANFAHMGVDADQTYNTILYNLDVIISVGYRVKSIAGTRFRQWANKVLKDYMLKGYAVNQRMVATGMQIANQFQEQRQLIEKQGTKLENVDNRLSTVEKHIDFFVKAAQTPTGGILATGTRFDGLVLIADLVKSAKQSVVFIDPYANIEVLKFAAMRAKDVKAIIYSAHITPEFKAAKDMHNRQYPGLELKTMRTIHDRFLLIDDTVYHFGASFKDMGNEMTAFSVLNFVTPEEVIAKIQASMKGK
- a CDS encoding FeoA family protein; its protein translation is MSCNCGCGGKSQTKKWSTEPKFSELKKGDKVEIVGYNEGDSRYKSKLLSMGLVRGVQIEVLQAAPLGDPIEVAVLSYRLSLRKEEANVLKLRRV
- a CDS encoding heavy metal translocating P-type ATPase, with the translated sequence MKFKIVYDQPGRIRFRAGAYAFEKMHEPRIHMACVSEPYVQKAVVHSENGGILLEYEDGYREQVIDFVRNLNIANLPEIEPDTEYQLQAIDTDFKNKLAFMIARRYLAKLFIPAPIRTVHLIYRGLKFVAKGLNCLGEGKLSVEVLDGAAIGASILQRNYESAGTIMFLLNVSSLLEDYTKACTRTALTASLAVKVDKVWVVRDGVDVQVRMQDVQVGDLVRVRSGSMIPVDGTVTEGDAFVNEATMTGESQAVHKTVGKSVFAGTIVDEGSIVVSVRAVSGNTKIQKIIELIDRSEDLKASIQSRAERLADGIVPFSFIGFGLTLLFTRNITKAVSILMVDYSCAIKLSTPISVISALREAADRNMTLKGGKYLEEFALAGTIVFDKTGTLTKAEPKLERVIPFGNRSEEEILRIAACIEEHFPHSMARAIVRGAAERGIDHEEEHADVKYIVAHGIATTLDGERAIIGSKHFVVEDEKIAVGEAEQKKIDELAGAASVIYLAIGGNLAGVLCISDPPRDEAAEAIRMLRERGIKHVAMITGDSQKAAERTAQLLGIDTFFAQVLPEDKHRYVEKMKAEGRRVIMVGDGINDAPALAAANVSVAMSDASDIARETADVTLRSEDLRDLAELRTLSTLLMERIQANYRFIVAFNTSLLAAGFFGFLAPSTSALLHNLSTMGICAKSMTPLKPV